Sequence from the Clostridia bacterium genome:
GCCGCACTGGCAGCCGGCGGCCTGGCCACCACGGTGCCGATCCCGGGTAGCGCTTCGAGCAGCCCGTCGGCAATCAGGTGCGTGACCACTTTGTGCGCCGTGTTGGGGTTGATCTTCAGTTCTTTGCTGAGCAGGCGCACCGAGGGAAACGGGTCGCCCGGGCGCAACTGGCCGGAAATGATGGCCCGTTTGGCGGCGTAAACCACCTGCTCGTAAAGCGAAACACCAGGCCGGAAATCAAGCCGGAAGGGAATCACATGCGTACTATTACACGTAGTACAGTAATGCGTCACGGAAAAAAGAGCACGGTGCCGGACGCGGGTTCCGTGCTATCCTCTCCCCCACGAGGGGCGTTTCACATGGAACGTAAGAGGGCTTCCGATTTTCCGCAAGAGCTGTTGGATCTGTTCGATCGCTACGTGCACGGCGACATCGATCGTCGCTCTTTCCTGGAC
This genomic interval carries:
- a CDS encoding GntR family transcriptional regulator is translated as MIPFRLDFRPGVSLYEQVVYAAKRAIISGQLRPGDPFPSVRLLSKELKINPNTAHKVVTHLIADGLLEALPGIGTVVARPPAASAA